In Methanobacterium sp., the following are encoded in one genomic region:
- a CDS encoding DUF2119 domain-containing protein, translating into MTYYKEINKGKGPKRLFIGGVHGHEGLTTIKALSRISDDNVKNGILTIYNFDESTYISTLDRHYYNSDLGKKVVSIIRDLKPEMYMELHCYNSNSFEKLTDLNRKERIGVPPLIHLEKGVLIGSISPYIRTSLFDEWDVCITLEIPCEASKEAMEVYLKVINAVAGSRDKHELLDKLRKDYPEQVEIAARYAIELYWDGYPPL; encoded by the coding sequence ATGACCTATTATAAAGAAATTAATAAAGGAAAAGGGCCAAAACGTCTTTTTATTGGGGGAGTTCATGGACATGAAGGGCTTACAACTATAAAAGCCCTCTCCAGAATTTCTGATGATAACGTTAAAAATGGGATTCTTACTATTTACAATTTTGATGAAAGTACTTATATCAGCACACTTGACAGGCACTACTATAACTCTGATCTGGGTAAAAAAGTTGTATCAATAATTAGAGACTTAAAACCCGAAATGTACATGGAATTACACTGTTATAACTCAAACAGTTTTGAAAAACTAACAGATTTAAACAGAAAAGAGCGAATAGGAGTTCCGCCCCTCATACATCTTGAAAAAGGAGTTTTGATTGGTTCAATATCTCCGTATATCAGAACTTCTCTTTTTGATGAATGGGATGTTTGCATAACCCTTGAAATTCCATGTGAAGCGTCTAAAGAAGCTATGGAAGTTTATTTAAAGGTGATCAATGCAGTTGCAGGTTCAAGGGATAAACATGAATTACTGGATAAATTGAGGAAGGATTATCCAGAACAGGTTGAAATTGCAGCGAGGTATGCTATTGAATTGTATTGGGATGGTTATCCTCCTTTATAG
- a CDS encoding histidine kinase dimerization/phosphoacceptor domain -containing protein, which yields MNLKYASIFGISLIITYELFLIFLGGHQHYSTVFSDIVSPATNLGVVILLFFAAKSSRKYGQHIYVAWIFLAVAQLSYFMGDVIWGVLEIGFNQQSSIADVFYLLYYPLFAAGILLLSRNAMKRDKQFKMFVDMGIVITSITLIFLTLLILPLIETTDLISSEFAVSLAYVIFDFLVLVVLINLLFKLYNKSNQTALFLLIIGLFFQIITDSIYMNLTLYGEYVAGSLIDIGWVIGYVFTGLAALSQIKEQKVDFNKYIPDLSHYIKFRYRSYVPSIFAAISYITLIWSLSNLEQKYVYLLELGVGIIIFLVILRQLLTLNENKRLFLASKDEIYKRRMTEQALKESEKKYRQIVENVDEGILSTDPEGKITFINPKIVKMMEYNEDELVGRHIFSLMPQSSVDIAEKCLIDIKKGNRGYNELQLIKKNGELIYAYFRVSPIIDNGTYGGCLALILDITERKKSEKEIKNSLIEKETLLREVHHRVKNNMQIISSLLSLQSRYINDNEALEIFQEGQNRVKSMALVHEKLYKSENLSNISIQDYIKDIIHYLSNAYNFNSIEFNINVQDISFNIDTAIPLGLIINEIITNSLKYAFPTSDCEPAINKFTDPATPGFGPVDNKFADSVANHHGSSKLFKDHKAEIETKLEKKDGKYIMTIRDNGIGLPEDFDIKNVDTLGLKLVNILVEQLEGSVEIISNNGTTFKINFNEIHN from the coding sequence ATGAATTTAAAATATGCTTCAATATTTGGCATTTCACTTATTATTACATATGAACTATTTTTAATCTTCTTAGGGGGTCATCAACATTACAGCACTGTTTTTAGTGACATAGTATCTCCAGCTACAAACCTGGGTGTTGTAATACTCCTGTTTTTTGCTGCTAAATCTTCCAGGAAATATGGACAGCATATTTATGTTGCATGGATTTTCCTGGCAGTTGCTCAGCTTTCTTATTTTATGGGGGATGTTATATGGGGTGTTTTAGAAATTGGTTTTAATCAGCAGTCCTCCATAGCTGATGTTTTTTATTTGCTTTATTATCCTCTGTTTGCAGCAGGTATTTTATTATTGTCCCGTAACGCAATGAAGAGGGATAAACAGTTTAAAATGTTCGTTGATATGGGAATAGTGATTACATCAATCACTTTAATATTTTTAACATTATTGATTTTACCTCTTATAGAAACAACAGATTTAATTTCATCAGAATTTGCAGTATCTTTAGCCTATGTAATCTTCGATTTTTTAGTTCTGGTCGTGTTAATTAACCTCTTGTTTAAATTATATAATAAGTCAAACCAGACTGCTCTATTTTTACTAATTATAGGGCTTTTTTTTCAGATTATAACGGATTCTATTTATATGAACCTTACTCTATACGGAGAATATGTTGCAGGTAGTTTAATAGACATAGGATGGGTAATTGGGTACGTATTTACAGGACTTGCTGCTCTATCTCAAATAAAAGAACAGAAAGTTGATTTTAATAAGTACATCCCTGATTTATCCCATTACATAAAATTCAGATACAGGTCTTATGTTCCTTCAATTTTCGCTGCAATATCCTATATAACGTTAATATGGTCTTTAAGTAATCTGGAACAGAAATATGTATATCTATTGGAGCTTGGCGTTGGAATTATAATATTTTTAGTAATTCTTCGCCAGTTATTAACATTAAATGAAAATAAACGGCTTTTTTTAGCATCAAAGGATGAAATTTACAAGCGTAGAATGACAGAGCAGGCATTAAAAGAAAGCGAAAAAAAATACAGACAAATAGTGGAAAATGTGGATGAAGGTATTTTATCAACAGATCCTGAAGGCAAAATAACATTTATAAACCCCAAAATAGTAAAGATGATGGAATATAACGAAGATGAACTTGTTGGGAGACATATATTTTCGTTAATGCCCCAAAGCAGCGTTGATATAGCTGAAAAGTGTCTCATAGATATTAAAAAAGGAAATAGAGGATATAATGAACTTCAGTTAATTAAAAAAAATGGAGAGCTCATTTATGCATATTTCAGAGTATCTCCTATTATTGATAATGGCACTTATGGGGGGTGTTTGGCACTTATACTGGACATCACAGAACGTAAAAAATCTGAAAAGGAAATAAAAAATTCATTAATTGAAAAAGAGACTTTATTAAGAGAAGTTCATCACAGAGTTAAAAATAACATGCAAATAATATCAAGTCTACTTTCTCTTCAATCCCGTTATATAAATGACAATGAAGCCCTGGAAATATTCCAGGAAGGACAAAATCGGGTTAAATCAATGGCATTAGTGCATGAAAAACTGTATAAATCAGAAAATCTGTCAAATATTAGTATTCAGGACTATATTAAAGACATAATACATTATTTATCCAATGCATATAATTTTAATTCAATTGAATTCAATATAAACGTTCAGGATATCTCATTTAATATTGATACAGCAATCCCCCTGGGTTTAATTATAAATGAAATTATAACTAATTCTTTAAAATATGCATTTCCAACCTCTGATTGTGAACCAGCAATTAATAAATTTACTGATCCCGCAACTCCTGGCTTCGGACCTGTAGATAATAAATTCGCAGATTCTGTTGCCAATCATCATGGATCATCCAAACTCTTTAAGGACCATAAAGCAGAAATAGAAACAAAACTTGAAAAAAAGGATGGGAAATACATAATGACAATTCGAGATAATGGAATAGGGCTTCCAGAAGACTTTGATATCAAGAATGTTGATACATTAGGGTTAAAACTCGTAAATATTTTAGTTGAACAGCTTGAAGGATCAGTTGAGATTATAAGTAATAATGGAACAACCTTCAAAATAAATTTCAATGAAATACATAACTGA
- a CDS encoding ATP-binding protein, translated as MNSQNQYKSKLEILSEVLSIFIIIISILFLIGWAFDIGILKTPGSNYSTVKSNSALSFLLVGISIWLLQEKRISHRNILITRALSLIVLLIGSLTLFEYISGVDLGLDQILFIEPTGAFQTAAQNRMSLVAVLSFLLTSISLIILDRKEDRNFQFSQVLIIIVGLVAFLVVLGYLYQTAIYPIINTTAPSPYGSIMLIVTALAVITSRPDKGFMEILTSNRLGGVFGRRILLFIIIVPLILGWLRLLGERSGLYDAEFGTAITIFFTIMVLIILVWLSILSIDRIDIRRRKAEKDLKSYVEELKRSNDELQQFTYITSHDLQEPLRSIASFAQLIEMRYKGKLDSDADDYINFMVDGAKRMKEMIQGLLDYSLVRNVDRKFKFLNTEEVLKKALNALKDVIKENNAFITYDALPNVVADENQLRQLFQYLIDNAIKFRKSGERAKVHISAYLDEKNNEYVFSVTDNGIGLEQQYCDKIFEIFKRLHTIDEYRGTGIGLAISKRIIERHGGRIWVESRLDEGSTFYFTIPVCDIDSS; from the coding sequence ATGAATTCCCAAAATCAATATAAATCTAAATTAGAGATATTATCTGAAGTTTTAAGTATTTTTATAATTATAATCAGTATTTTATTTCTTATTGGATGGGCATTTGATATTGGAATTCTTAAAACTCCTGGTTCTAATTATTCTACTGTTAAGTCTAACAGTGCTCTGTCATTTCTTCTTGTAGGTATAAGTATATGGCTTCTGCAGGAAAAGAGAATTAGCCATCGCAATATTTTGATTACACGTGCATTATCTTTAATAGTTCTTTTGATCGGGTCTCTTACTCTTTTTGAATATATATCTGGTGTTGATTTAGGTCTGGATCAAATATTGTTTATAGAGCCAACAGGTGCCTTTCAGACAGCAGCCCAGAATAGGATGTCATTAGTGGCAGTATTAAGCTTTTTATTAACAAGTATTTCTCTTATAATTCTTGATAGAAAAGAAGACAGAAATTTTCAGTTTTCTCAAGTTTTAATTATTATTGTGGGTCTTGTAGCATTTCTCGTGGTTTTGGGATACCTTTATCAAACGGCAATTTATCCTATTATTAACACCACAGCACCATCTCCTTATGGATCTATTATGTTAATTGTAACTGCTCTTGCGGTTATTACTTCCCGTCCAGATAAAGGCTTTATGGAAATATTAACCAGTAACAGATTAGGGGGAGTCTTTGGGCGAAGAATTTTGCTGTTTATTATTATTGTTCCATTAATTTTAGGATGGTTAAGGCTTTTAGGGGAGAGATCCGGGTTATATGACGCTGAATTTGGGACTGCCATTACCATATTTTTTACCATAATGGTTTTAATAATATTAGTATGGTTAAGTATTCTATCAATCGATAGAATTGATATCAGACGTAGAAAAGCGGAAAAAGATTTAAAAAGTTACGTGGAAGAGTTAAAACGTTCTAATGATGAACTTCAACAGTTCACCTATATCACATCTCATGACCTTCAGGAACCCCTTAGGAGTATTGCAAGCTTTGCACAGCTTATAGAAATGCGTTACAAAGGAAAATTGGATTCAGATGCTGATGATTACATTAATTTTATGGTAGATGGTGCTAAGAGAATGAAAGAAATGATTCAAGGCCTATTAGATTACTCTCTTGTCAGAAACGTTGATAGAAAATTTAAATTCTTAAATACTGAAGAAGTACTTAAAAAAGCATTAAATGCTTTAAAAGACGTGATTAAAGAAAATAATGCATTTATAACCTACGATGCTCTTCCAAATGTTGTGGCAGATGAAAATCAATTGAGACAGCTGTTTCAATATTTAATTGACAACGCAATCAAATTCAGAAAATCCGGAGAACGGGCAAAAGTTCACATATCAGCATATTTAGATGAAAAAAACAACGAATATGTGTTTTCTGTTACAGATAATGGAATTGGATTGGAACAGCAGTACTGTGATAAAATTTTTGAGATTTTCAAGCGCCTGCATACAATTGATGAATACAGAGGAACCGGTATTGGACTTGCAATATCTAAGAGAATTATAGAACGTCATGGGGGTCGTATATGGGTTGAATCCAGGTTAGATGAGGGTTCAACATTCTATTTTACTATTCCGGTCTGTGACATTGATAGTTCCTGA
- a CDS encoding CDC48 family AAA ATPase, with translation MTDKEMKLKVAEAFSQSDVGRSVARIDPACMEKLDLLDGDIIEIEGSKLTAATVASSQSDIGLGIIRIDGYMRKNAGASIGEEVRVRRASVKEAQKVVLAPVEQQIMVQGDVRGAFAGRVLSKGDIIISGFRQPATSMRGSLFDEFFRDIAPMGELKLAVVSTKPSGIVKVTQMSDVEIQQNPVDVSKLEGVKNFVDVTYEDIGGLKEEVKKVREMIEIPLKRPELFERLGISPPKGVLMHGPPGTGKTLLAKAVANESDAHFITINGPEIMSKYVGGSEERLREIFEEAEENAPSIVFIDEIDAIAPKREEVTGEAERRTVAQLLTLMDGLKTRGQVMVIGATNRVDALDPAIRRPGRFDREIEIGVPDKDGRKEVLQIHTRGMPLEENVDLDEMADVTHGFVGADLESLAKEAAMRVLRRILPEIKSDEEEIPKEVLQKIIVKKADFKEALKEIQPSALREVLVQVPDVKWDDIGGLEKAKQELQEAVEWPLKYPENFEKFGINPPKGVLIYGPPGTGKTLLAKAVANESDSNFIAVKGPELLSKWVGESEKGVREIFRKARQTAPTVIFFDEIDSIASTRGGGSTDSGVTQRVVNQLLTEIDGMEELQDVAVIAATNRVDIIDPALVRPGRFDRHVKVDDPDEKARLEIFKVHTRNMPLADDVDLKYLAKNTDGYVGADIEAVCREAVMLTLRDNIKADNVEMKYFKKAMRKVKAEEKVDLIHYR, from the coding sequence GGTGACATAATAGAAATAGAAGGAAGCAAGTTAACAGCAGCAACAGTTGCTTCATCCCAATCAGACATTGGTTTAGGAATTATAAGAATCGATGGATACATGAGAAAGAACGCAGGAGCCTCAATAGGAGAAGAGGTAAGGGTAAGGCGTGCAAGTGTTAAAGAAGCGCAAAAAGTGGTCTTAGCGCCTGTCGAACAGCAAATAATGGTTCAGGGTGACGTAAGGGGGGCTTTTGCAGGCAGAGTTCTTTCTAAAGGTGATATAATCATATCGGGGTTTAGACAACCTGCAACTTCGATGAGGGGAAGTCTTTTCGATGAATTCTTCAGAGATATAGCTCCGATGGGTGAATTAAAGCTTGCAGTGGTCTCAACCAAGCCATCAGGAATAGTTAAAGTTACTCAAATGAGTGATGTTGAAATACAGCAAAATCCTGTAGATGTATCCAAACTTGAAGGTGTCAAAAACTTTGTAGATGTGACCTACGAAGACATCGGTGGTCTTAAAGAAGAAGTTAAAAAAGTAAGGGAAATGATAGAAATCCCATTAAAAAGACCAGAACTCTTTGAAAGACTGGGAATATCACCCCCTAAGGGAGTGTTAATGCATGGACCTCCAGGAACTGGTAAAACATTACTTGCGAAAGCTGTAGCCAATGAAAGTGATGCTCATTTCATAACCATAAACGGTCCAGAGATCATGAGTAAATATGTAGGTGGATCTGAAGAAAGGCTCAGGGAAATATTTGAAGAAGCTGAAGAAAACGCCCCATCAATTGTATTTATTGATGAAATCGACGCTATTGCACCTAAACGTGAAGAAGTCACAGGAGAAGCTGAACGAAGAACCGTAGCACAGCTTCTTACACTTATGGATGGTCTTAAAACCAGAGGACAGGTCATGGTGATTGGTGCAACCAACAGAGTTGACGCACTTGACCCTGCAATTAGAAGACCTGGAAGATTCGACAGAGAAATAGAAATAGGCGTTCCAGATAAGGACGGAAGAAAAGAAGTTCTTCAAATACACACCAGAGGAATGCCCTTAGAAGAAAATGTGGATTTAGATGAAATGGCAGATGTTACACATGGATTTGTAGGTGCAGACCTGGAATCTTTAGCTAAAGAAGCTGCAATGAGAGTTTTAAGAAGAATTCTTCCAGAGATTAAGTCTGATGAAGAAGAAATTCCAAAGGAAGTTCTTCAAAAGATAATTGTTAAAAAGGCTGATTTCAAAGAGGCTTTAAAAGAAATACAACCATCAGCACTACGTGAAGTTCTTGTACAGGTCCCTGATGTTAAATGGGATGACATAGGTGGACTTGAAAAGGCAAAACAGGAATTACAAGAGGCTGTCGAATGGCCTTTAAAATACCCTGAAAACTTTGAAAAATTTGGAATAAACCCGCCTAAAGGAGTCCTTATTTACGGCCCGCCAGGAACAGGTAAAACCCTTCTTGCAAAGGCAGTAGCAAACGAAAGTGATTCTAACTTCATCGCAGTAAAAGGACCTGAATTACTGTCAAAATGGGTTGGCGAATCTGAAAAAGGTGTAAGAGAAATTTTCAGAAAAGCAAGACAAACAGCCCCAACAGTAATCTTCTTTGATGAAATAGACTCCATTGCATCCACAAGAGGTGGGGGAAGCACCGATTCAGGGGTTACTCAAAGAGTTGTTAACCAGCTTCTGACAGAGATTGATGGAATGGAAGAGTTACAGGATGTAGCAGTCATAGCCGCCACAAACAGGGTGGATATTATAGATCCTGCACTTGTACGACCTGGAAGATTTGACAGACATGTTAAAGTTGATGATCCAGACGAAAAAGCAAGACTTGAAATATTCAAGGTTCACACCAGAAATATGCCCCTTGCAGATGATGTGGACTTAAAATATCTCGCTAAAAATACAGATGGATATGTTGGGGCTGATATTGAAGCAGTCTGCCGTGAAGCAGTCATGCTGACACTCAGGGACAACATAAAAGCTGATAATGTTGAGATGAAATATTTCAAAAAAGCAATGAGAAAAGTTAAAGCAGAAGAAAAGGTTGATTTAATTCATTACAGATAA
- the ahcY gene encoding adenosylhomocysteinase — protein sequence MSKVKDMSLAGEGKKKIDWVQRHMPVLEHIKAEFKEEKPFKGITIGSCLHLEPKTINLGLTLLAGGAEVAMTGCNPLSTQDDATAAGASMGLNMYGWREETTEEYYETIHKVLDHEPDILIDDGADMIFLVHKERPELIENIIGACEETTTGIHRLKAMAEDKALKFPVIAVNDAYTKYLFDNRYGTGQSTFDSIMGSTNMLIAGKTIVVCGYGWCGRGVAMRADGLGANVIVTEVDPIRALEARMDGYRVMQAEKAVKYADMVLTVTGDIDVITERHFRVMKDGCILANAGHFNVEINKGDLEKMSVKHEQIKSDIEGFVMEDGRTFYLLADGRLVNLAGERGQGHPAEIMDMSFAVQALSARDLLGTKLDNKVYKVSDEIDNRVAKLKLKAMDVEIDELSSRQAEYLENWEEGT from the coding sequence ATGAGCAAAGTAAAAGACATGTCACTGGCAGGAGAAGGTAAGAAAAAAATTGACTGGGTACAAAGACACATGCCCGTTTTAGAACATATAAAAGCAGAATTTAAGGAAGAAAAGCCATTTAAAGGAATCACTATTGGATCATGCTTACATCTTGAACCAAAAACAATAAATCTTGGATTAACACTTCTAGCTGGCGGTGCGGAAGTTGCAATGACAGGATGTAACCCACTTTCTACCCAGGATGATGCAACAGCAGCAGGAGCATCAATGGGGCTCAATATGTACGGCTGGAGGGAAGAAACCACAGAGGAATATTATGAAACAATCCACAAGGTACTGGATCACGAACCAGACATTTTAATCGACGATGGTGCAGACATGATATTCCTTGTGCACAAAGAAAGACCAGAACTTATAGAAAACATCATAGGAGCATGCGAAGAAACAACAACTGGAATTCACAGGCTGAAGGCAATGGCAGAAGATAAAGCGCTGAAATTCCCAGTAATTGCTGTGAATGACGCTTACACCAAATACTTATTTGACAACAGATATGGAACCGGTCAATCAACATTTGACTCAATAATGGGTTCAACAAATATGCTTATTGCCGGAAAAACCATTGTAGTATGTGGATACGGATGGTGTGGTAGAGGAGTAGCCATGAGGGCAGATGGACTCGGTGCAAATGTTATAGTTACCGAAGTCGACCCTATAAGAGCATTAGAAGCAAGAATGGATGGATATAGAGTAATGCAAGCTGAAAAAGCAGTTAAATATGCAGATATGGTTTTAACCGTTACTGGAGATATCGATGTCATTACAGAAAGACATTTCAGGGTTATGAAGGACGGATGCATACTTGCAAATGCTGGCCATTTCAATGTTGAGATAAACAAAGGAGACCTTGAAAAAATGTCTGTTAAGCATGAACAGATTAAATCAGACATTGAAGGGTTTGTGATGGAAGATGGAAGAACATTTTATCTTCTTGCTGATGGGAGACTGGTTAATCTGGCAGGTGAACGTGGCCAGGGCCATCCAGCAGAAATTATGGACATGAGTTTTGCTGTGCAGGCATTATCAGCCAGAGATCTTTTAGGAACTAAATTAGATAATAAAGTCTACAAAGTATCTGATGAAATCGATAATAGGGTTGCAAAACTCAAATTAAAAGCAATGGATGTCGAAATTGACGAATTAAGTTCAAGACAAGCTGAATATCTTGAAAACTGGGAAGAAGGAACTTGA